The Streptomyces sp. NBC_01244 genome contains a region encoding:
- a CDS encoding DUF1206 domain-containing protein, with protein MTAGGAVREGVETASSGGKARGVLARCGLVTRGLLYVIIGVLAVRVAFGVSGGGSADRTGALQELAEKPFGGVLVWAVGIGLVCMTLWRLSEAALGAAGPDGDKPGKRLAAAARAVFYGVVAFSVLSFAAGTGGGRSGDAQSRDVTARVLDVPGGPWWVAAVGVGIAIGGVVIAVQAARRTFRKHLAMDRQPEEVRKAVEILGVVGGVARGAVFAAAGAFAVYAALSYDPAKAKGVDGTLRAFTQTPAGPWLLLVVALGLVLFGLFSWAMACWRRV; from the coding sequence ATGACGGCTGGCGGAGCGGTACGCGAGGGTGTGGAGACGGCATCGAGCGGCGGCAAGGCGCGGGGAGTGCTGGCCCGGTGTGGCCTGGTGACGCGTGGGCTGCTCTACGTGATCATCGGTGTACTCGCGGTGCGCGTCGCCTTCGGTGTGAGCGGCGGCGGGTCAGCGGACCGGACCGGCGCGCTGCAGGAGCTCGCGGAGAAGCCCTTCGGCGGTGTCCTCGTATGGGCCGTCGGTATCGGTCTGGTCTGCATGACGCTGTGGCGGCTTTCGGAGGCGGCGCTGGGTGCGGCGGGCCCCGACGGGGACAAGCCCGGCAAGCGACTGGCCGCGGCGGCCCGGGCCGTGTTCTACGGAGTCGTCGCGTTCTCCGTGCTCTCCTTCGCCGCCGGCACCGGCGGGGGCCGGTCCGGCGACGCGCAGTCGCGTGACGTGACGGCCAGGGTGCTCGATGTGCCCGGTGGTCCGTGGTGGGTGGCGGCCGTGGGAGTGGGGATCGCCATCGGCGGTGTCGTGATCGCCGTACAGGCGGCGCGGCGCACCTTCCGCAAGCACCTGGCGATGGATCGACAGCCCGAGGAGGTCCGCAAGGCGGTCGAGATCCTCGGGGTGGTGGGCGGTGTGGCGCGCGGCGCCGTCTTCGCCGCGGCCGGCGCCTTCGCCGTGTACGCAGCCCTGAGCTACGACCCGGCGAAGGCGAAGGGGGTCGACGGCACGCTCCGCGCGTTCACCCAGACCCCCGCGGGCCCGTGGCTGCTCCTGGTGGTCGCCCTCGGGCTCGTGCTGTTCGGGTTGTTCTCCTGGGCCATGGCCTGCTGGCGCCGGGTCTGA
- a CDS encoding AI-2E family transporter: MSDTLSSQKTASALRASARVSAELLLVLVMTAVTLWLLGRMWSVVWPLVVALLLTTLTWPLAAFLRRRGWPPAVAASLVTVLFLVVAAGVVALIAVPVAAQAGELGDGVVKGIQHLRGWAAGPPLNIGDAQITAAFDSAVDRVQKSVGTTVSTVVTGVSTVFSGLVTAVLALFLMFFFLKDGPRFLPWLTRQLPGRLATDVPVVAERGWETLGSFVRSQAFVGLLDAVFIGLGLWIVGVPLVLPLAVLTFVSAFVPIVGALFAGLVAVLIALVSNGLTDALIVLVIIIVVQQLEGNVFQPMIQSRGLGLHAAVVLLAVTLGGSLAGVVGSLLAVPAAALIGVVWKYLREQLVQPAADPETDRAPTGATPC; this comes from the coding sequence ATGTCTGACACGTTGAGTTCACAAAAGACCGCGTCCGCGCTACGTGCGTCCGCACGGGTCTCCGCCGAGTTGCTCCTGGTCTTGGTGATGACGGCCGTGACGTTGTGGCTTCTGGGTCGGATGTGGTCGGTGGTCTGGCCGCTGGTCGTGGCCCTGTTGCTCACCACGCTGACGTGGCCCCTGGCCGCGTTCCTGCGCCGGCGCGGGTGGCCTCCCGCCGTGGCCGCGTCCTTGGTGACCGTACTGTTCCTCGTGGTCGCCGCAGGTGTCGTGGCACTGATCGCCGTGCCGGTGGCGGCGCAGGCCGGCGAGCTGGGCGACGGCGTGGTCAAGGGGATCCAGCACCTGCGCGGGTGGGCTGCCGGGCCGCCGCTGAACATTGGCGACGCCCAGATCACGGCGGCGTTCGACAGCGCGGTCGACCGGGTCCAGAAGAGCGTCGGCACCACGGTTTCCACGGTCGTCACGGGCGTGAGCACCGTCTTCAGCGGTCTGGTCACCGCCGTCCTGGCGCTCTTCCTGATGTTCTTCTTCCTCAAGGACGGCCCGCGGTTCCTGCCGTGGCTCACCCGGCAACTCCCCGGCCGGCTCGCCACCGACGTCCCCGTGGTCGCCGAGCGCGGCTGGGAGACCCTCGGTTCGTTCGTGCGCTCACAGGCGTTCGTGGGGCTGCTCGACGCCGTCTTCATCGGGCTGGGGCTGTGGATCGTCGGGGTTCCCCTGGTGCTGCCCCTGGCGGTACTGACCTTCGTGTCCGCGTTCGTGCCGATCGTGGGTGCCTTGTTCGCCGGCCTGGTCGCGGTGCTCATCGCGCTGGTCTCGAACGGTCTGACGGACGCACTGATCGTGCTGGTGATCATCATCGTGGTGCAGCAGCTGGAGGGCAACGTCTTCCAACCGATGATCCAGAGCCGCGGTCTCGGGCTGCACGCGGCGGTGGTCCTGTTGGCGGTGACGCTGGGCGGCAGTCTGGCCGGAGTGGTCGGCAGCCTGCTGGCGGTTCCGGCCGCGGCGCTGATCGGGGTCGTGTGGAAGTACCTCCGCGAGCAGCTCGTCCAACCCGCGGCCGACCCTGAGACCGACCGGGCGCCCACCGGCGCCACCCCGTGCTGA
- a CDS encoding polysaccharide deacetylase family protein, translating into MGITRSSVSRLRAGSAVAAAAVIVLSAAAGAPAFAAPSGQAASADGPGEPSAGVRSSAVSANGPAQVPPGISRLAQGPGHDIAITIDDGPDPRWTPQVLEVLRENHVKATFCMIGTRAQQYPDLVRSVAAEGHSLCDHSVDHDVTMDHKPVAYQRQQILDAKSMIERAVPGVAVRYYRAPGGAFTPDSRAIAAGSGMRPLGWSVDPKDWSRPGLPAIVAAVEGNLPAQPTVLFHDGGGDRSETVAALKEYLPWLTAQGYTFTFPKLTTP; encoded by the coding sequence ATGGGCATCACCCGCAGTTCCGTAAGCCGTCTTCGGGCGGGGTCCGCCGTGGCGGCTGCTGCCGTCATCGTCCTGTCGGCGGCCGCCGGCGCGCCGGCCTTCGCGGCCCCGAGCGGCCAGGCCGCCTCGGCCGACGGGCCGGGGGAGCCCTCGGCGGGGGTCCGGTCATCCGCTGTGAGCGCCAACGGCCCGGCTCAGGTTCCGCCGGGCATCTCCAGGCTGGCGCAGGGCCCGGGTCACGACATAGCCATCACCATCGACGACGGTCCGGACCCGCGCTGGACGCCCCAGGTCCTCGAGGTGCTGCGGGAGAACCACGTCAAGGCCACCTTCTGCATGATCGGAACCCGCGCGCAGCAGTATCCGGACCTGGTGCGCTCGGTCGCCGCCGAGGGGCACAGCCTCTGCGACCACTCGGTCGACCACGACGTGACCATGGACCACAAGCCCGTCGCGTACCAACGGCAGCAGATCCTCGACGCCAAGTCCATGATCGAGAGGGCCGTGCCGGGGGTCGCCGTCCGCTACTACCGCGCCCCCGGTGGCGCCTTCACCCCCGACAGCCGTGCGATAGCCGCCGGGAGCGGGATGCGGCCGCTGGGCTGGAGCGTGGACCCCAAGGACTGGAGCAGGCCGGGCCTGCCGGCGATCGTCGCCGCCGTGGAGGGAAACCTGCCCGCACAGCCGACGGTCCTCTTCCACGACGGGGGCGGCGACCGCAGCGAGACGGTCGCAGCGCTCAAGGAGTACCTGCCGTGGCTCACGGCGCAGGGCTACACCTTCACCTTTCCGAAGCTCACCACCCCGTAG
- a CDS encoding carboxylate-amine ligase yields MITVGVEEEYVLVDPVTGLPAPRVEDVRRTAGLGRITDRSEVQNELLQAQIEVATPVCSSLDEVGGHLLRLRHAVASAAEASGCRIAATGAAPLRGSLPVPVTPTRRFLRMEGEARQLVDEHLICGMHVHVAVPDPGTGIAVMNRIRGWLPALLAMSGNSPLWEGRDTGFASWRTIIFGRWPVSGPPPVFDGFTDYERRLEALVGSGMIADRGQVYWQARLSDRYPTIEVRCLDVQLRAEDAVMLAGIVRALVVTAIAEEKAGAPLAMSDQELLQAGNWHAARHGLNRTLLDPYGHPHSSGDVLCSLLRHVTPALEEAGDLRQVSALVHRLLREGTPADRQRRAWAEGGLPGLLDLITSATSVG; encoded by the coding sequence ATGATCACGGTTGGCGTCGAAGAAGAGTACGTGCTGGTGGATCCGGTGACCGGGCTGCCGGCACCACGCGTGGAGGACGTGAGACGCACGGCCGGGCTCGGACGGATCACGGATCGCAGCGAGGTCCAGAACGAGCTGCTCCAGGCCCAGATCGAGGTGGCCACTCCCGTCTGTTCGAGCCTGGACGAGGTGGGGGGCCACCTGCTGCGCCTGCGCCATGCGGTGGCCTCCGCCGCGGAAGCGAGCGGCTGCCGGATCGCCGCCACGGGTGCGGCGCCCTTGCGGGGGTCCCTGCCCGTGCCTGTAACCCCGACCCGGCGCTTCCTACGGATGGAGGGGGAGGCCCGGCAACTGGTCGACGAGCACCTGATCTGCGGGATGCACGTCCACGTGGCGGTCCCCGACCCCGGGACCGGCATCGCGGTGATGAACCGGATACGCGGCTGGCTGCCCGCGCTGCTCGCCATGTCCGGCAACTCACCCCTGTGGGAGGGCCGGGACACCGGGTTCGCCAGCTGGCGAACCATCATCTTCGGACGCTGGCCGGTGAGCGGCCCGCCGCCCGTCTTCGACGGCTTCACGGACTACGAACGGCGCCTGGAGGCCCTGGTGGGGTCCGGGATGATCGCCGACCGCGGTCAGGTGTACTGGCAGGCCCGACTCTCCGACCGCTATCCCACCATCGAGGTGCGCTGCCTGGACGTCCAGCTCCGGGCCGAGGACGCCGTCATGCTCGCCGGCATCGTACGGGCGCTGGTCGTGACGGCGATCGCGGAGGAAAAGGCGGGCGCACCCCTCGCCATGAGCGATCAGGAGCTCCTGCAAGCCGGTAACTGGCACGCGGCCCGGCACGGCCTGAACCGTACCCTGTTGGATCCGTACGGCCATCCGCACAGCAGCGGCGACGTCCTCTGCTCCCTCCTGCGCCACGTCACCCCGGCCCTGGAGGAAGCCGGTGACCTGCGACAGGTCAGCGCCCTCGTCCACCGGCTCCTGCGGGAGGGCACCCCCGCCGACCGCCAGCGTCGCGCCTGGGCCGAAGGCGGACTGCCCGGACTGCTCGACCTGATCACCAGTGCGACATCGGTGGGCTGA
- a CDS encoding SsgA family sporulation/cell division regulator produces the protein MFCESALVPVRLDAATGRVPLLVRFSYNGRDPYAVQAAFFDGPYLLARWRFDRQMLAEGLQRPVGEGDVAFRPHTRAGVGELRMDLRGQGGEREEKAVLFVDADALTVFLQQTYAVVGAGAEFLDLDKLLDEFLAR, from the coding sequence ATGTTCTGCGAGTCCGCTCTGGTCCCTGTTCGCCTTGATGCGGCGACGGGCCGTGTGCCTCTCCTCGTTCGTTTCTCGTACAACGGCCGTGACCCGTACGCGGTGCAGGCGGCGTTCTTCGACGGCCCCTACCTGCTGGCGCGTTGGCGCTTCGACCGGCAGATGCTGGCCGAAGGACTCCAACGCCCGGTGGGCGAGGGCGACGTCGCTTTCCGTCCCCACACGCGAGCCGGCGTCGGCGAACTTCGAATGGACCTGCGCGGCCAGGGGGGTGAGCGAGAAGAGAAAGCCGTTCTTTTCGTGGATGCCGACGCGCTCACGGTCTTCCTGCAGCAGACCTACGCGGTCGTCGGCGCGGGCGCAGAGTTCCTGGATCTCGACAAGCTCCTCGACGAGTTCCTGGCCCGGTAG
- a CDS encoding ATP-binding protein, whose amino-acid sequence MPGTAGRVGRLKCEDARRIAREVLSAHSVRGRLMDDVLLVVSELVSNAVRHAGGVTALRVLYLSDSVAVEVSDASPLAPHTPGTPAAAPGGFGWLLVKKIAQRTEIRYGHGGKTITAFLAAGARAT is encoded by the coding sequence ATGCCAGGGACGGCAGGTCGCGTGGGCAGGCTGAAATGCGAAGACGCCAGGCGGATTGCCCGGGAGGTCCTCTCGGCCCATTCCGTAAGGGGGCGTCTGATGGACGACGTCCTGCTGGTGGTCTCGGAACTTGTCTCCAACGCGGTTCGCCACGCGGGTGGGGTGACCGCTTTGAGGGTCCTGTACCTGTCGGATTCGGTGGCCGTCGAAGTATCGGACGCCTCTCCACTCGCTCCCCACACGCCGGGAACGCCGGCAGCGGCTCCAGGAGGGTTCGGCTGGCTGCTGGTGAAGAAGATCGCGCAGCGCACCGAGATCCGATACGGGCACGGCGGCAAGACCATCACCGCGTTCTTGGCCGCAGGAGCTCGCGCCACGTGA
- a CDS encoding iron-containing redox enzyme family protein, whose amino-acid sequence MTLTPTPQRPPTPGTSAGVTTVAPGPRLADGRGELSDAVIEALRSGAPPEYAPGAVLKADPWGEDLQLALYLLYEPHYRGFEGVDDAREWDPDLLRLRRALEDLFLHALRMGLSDGPRSVEEAFAPLLVEPVDLSGSLSHHLETEGELWQLREYAALRSLYHLKEADPHVWVIPRLTGRAKAAMAAIEYDEFGAGRAERIHARLFADLMTDLDLDPAYGRYVEQAPAPLLATVNLMSLFGLHRTLRGALVGHFACVEVTSSPGSRRLANAMRRCGAGPAAEHFYTEHVEADAVHEQVVRHEVIGGLLADEPGLEPDVAFGCTATVLLEDRLATHIRTAWKQGVSALRTPPAGRGVTA is encoded by the coding sequence ATGACCCTGACGCCCACGCCTCAGCGCCCGCCCACGCCCGGCACGAGTGCCGGCGTCACGACGGTCGCCCCCGGCCCCCGCCTCGCAGACGGGCGGGGCGAGCTCTCCGACGCCGTGATCGAGGCCCTGAGGTCGGGGGCTCCACCCGAGTACGCCCCCGGCGCGGTACTGAAGGCCGATCCGTGGGGTGAGGACCTGCAGCTCGCCCTGTACCTGCTGTACGAACCGCACTACCGGGGCTTCGAGGGAGTGGACGACGCGCGGGAATGGGACCCGGACCTGCTGCGGCTGCGCCGTGCCCTGGAGGACCTCTTCCTGCACGCCCTGCGCATGGGCCTGTCGGACGGGCCGCGATCGGTGGAGGAGGCCTTCGCCCCGCTGCTCGTCGAGCCCGTGGACCTCTCCGGGAGCCTCAGCCACCACCTCGAAACCGAGGGTGAGCTCTGGCAACTGCGCGAGTACGCGGCCCTGCGCTCCCTCTACCACCTCAAGGAGGCCGACCCGCACGTCTGGGTCATCCCCCGGCTCACAGGCCGGGCGAAGGCCGCGATGGCCGCGATCGAGTACGACGAGTTCGGGGCAGGGCGCGCGGAGCGCATCCACGCGAGGCTCTTCGCGGACCTCATGACCGACCTCGACCTCGATCCCGCGTACGGCCGCTACGTGGAACAGGCGCCGGCGCCCCTGCTCGCGACCGTGAACCTGATGTCCCTCTTCGGCCTGCACCGGACCCTGCGCGGCGCGCTCGTCGGGCACTTCGCGTGCGTCGAAGTCACCTCTTCCCCCGGCTCCCGGCGCCTGGCCAACGCCATGCGGCGCTGCGGGGCCGGTCCGGCCGCCGAGCACTTCTACACCGAGCACGTCGAGGCCGACGCCGTCCACGAGCAGGTCGTGCGCCACGAGGTCATCGGAGGACTCCTGGCCGACGAGCCAGGGCTGGAACCCGATGTCGCCTTCGGCTGCACAGCGACCGTCCTCCTGGAGGACCGCCTCGCGACCCACATCCGTACCGCGTGGAAGCAAGGAGTCAGCGCCCTGCGCACGCCTCCGGCCGGCCGCGGCGTCACCGCATAG
- a CDS encoding CDGSH iron-sulfur domain-containing protein, which produces MPDSTDDTAAARTCPAELREASARRVTVEPCGPALVEGPVEIALEDGTVARSDRFVVAVCTCRRSRTYPWCDTSHRRRERSVSPDDRSP; this is translated from the coding sequence GTGCCCGACTCCACTGACGACACCGCCGCCGCCCGTACGTGCCCCGCCGAGCTCAGGGAGGCCAGTGCACGCCGGGTGACGGTCGAGCCCTGCGGCCCGGCATTGGTGGAGGGCCCCGTCGAGATCGCCCTCGAGGACGGGACGGTGGCCCGGTCCGACCGGTTCGTCGTCGCGGTGTGCACCTGCCGCCGGAGCCGCACCTACCCCTGGTGCGACACCAGCCACCGACGCCGCGAACGATCGGTGTCCCCCGACGACAGGAGCCCGTGA
- a CDS encoding HemK2/MTQ2 family protein methyltransferase, with protein MPSTALSPTALPGGLLALHGVYRPQTDTRLLADALTLEDIGPRTDLLEIGTGTGALALHAARRGARVTAVDVSWWAVATARLNAQKLRLPLRVLHGDFEARTAGRRFDVVVSNPPYVPGPGSRLPSHGPARAWDAGVDGRAVIDRICAGAPALLRPGGFLLMVHSGMCGAGETLARLTGVGMTAEVTAKAEVPWGPVLRSRRAWLERRGLVDAAEEWEELVVIRARLH; from the coding sequence ATGCCCAGTACTGCTCTCTCCCCGACCGCATTGCCCGGCGGTCTCCTGGCCCTGCACGGCGTCTATCGGCCGCAGACGGATACTCGGCTCCTCGCCGATGCCCTCACGCTTGAGGACATCGGCCCCCGCACCGACCTCCTGGAGATCGGAACGGGTACCGGCGCCCTGGCCCTGCACGCCGCGAGGAGGGGTGCCCGTGTCACGGCGGTCGACGTGTCCTGGTGGGCGGTGGCCACGGCCCGCCTGAACGCCCAGAAGCTCCGGCTTCCCCTCAGGGTGCTCCACGGGGACTTCGAGGCACGCACCGCGGGACGCCGATTCGACGTGGTCGTCTCGAACCCCCCTTACGTCCCGGGTCCAGGGAGCCGGCTGCCGTCACACGGGCCGGCCCGTGCCTGGGACGCGGGAGTCGACGGACGGGCGGTCATCGACCGCATCTGTGCGGGCGCCCCGGCCCTACTGCGGCCCGGCGGGTTCCTGCTCATGGTCCACTCGGGCATGTGCGGGGCGGGAGAGACCCTCGCCCGGCTGACCGGGGTGGGGATGACCGCGGAAGTCACCGCGAAGGCCGAGGTGCCCTGGGGGCCCGTCCTGCGCTCACGGCGGGCCTGGCTGGAGCGCAGGGGCCTGGTGGACGCGGCGGAGGAATGGGAAGAGCTGGTGGTGATCCGTGCCCGACTCCACTGA
- a CDS encoding VOC family protein: protein MTRDLDSARRFYGAVLGWTFRGTRLGERFTLAHRDGAPVAGFGMLADDLSLPAAWTPYFAADDAELAAARIRERGATVAVGPLAFGAGRAVLAADPAGAVFGLWQGRVLRDWRVGHGPAPAWLELRTRDAFAAAIFYGEVLDWAGEAPGSCVAAYEHDHVVLRHGNDTVARISGGAVDEDPDPHVRPRWHVHFRVPDLEAAVAAATSAGGSSVSPVETSAADRSITLRDPEGGLFTILAPQG, encoded by the coding sequence ATGACCCGGGATCTCGATTCCGCCCGGAGGTTCTACGGAGCCGTACTGGGCTGGACCTTCCGCGGCACCCGCCTCGGAGAGCGGTTCACGCTCGCCCATCGCGACGGCGCTCCGGTCGCCGGCTTCGGGATGCTCGCCGACGATCTGTCACTGCCCGCCGCCTGGACGCCGTACTTCGCCGCCGACGACGCCGAACTCGCCGCCGCCCGCATCCGCGAGCGCGGGGCGACCGTGGCCGTCGGCCCCCTGGCCTTCGGAGCGGGCCGGGCCGTGCTGGCCGCCGACCCCGCCGGAGCGGTCTTCGGGCTCTGGCAGGGCCGGGTGCTCAGGGACTGGCGAGTGGGCCACGGCCCCGCTCCGGCCTGGCTGGAACTCCGTACGCGTGACGCCTTCGCGGCCGCCATCTTCTACGGGGAGGTGCTGGACTGGGCCGGCGAAGCACCCGGGTCCTGCGTGGCGGCCTACGAACACGACCACGTCGTCCTGCGCCACGGCAACGACACGGTCGCACGGATCAGCGGCGGAGCCGTGGACGAGGACCCCGACCCGCACGTCCGGCCCCGGTGGCACGTCCATTTCCGGGTGCCCGATCTGGAGGCCGCCGTCGCGGCCGCGACCAGCGCGGGCGGGAGTTCCGTCTCCCCCGTGGAAACCTCCGCAGCCGACCGGTCGATCACCCTTCGCGACCCCGAGGGCGGCCTGTTCACGATCCTGGCACCGCAGGGGTGA
- a CDS encoding response regulator transcription factor, with translation MIRVVVVDDEALVRSGFGLILGAAEDIEVVATASGGDALDAVREHRPDVVLLDIRMPDVDGLTVLTQLRALPAPPVVAMLTTFDTDEYVLTALHSGAAGFLLKDTEPDHLPQLVRTLADGGVVMSSKASRSLLRTHPAAAGPAAVDEEAARVERLSDRERDVLVLLAEGLSNAEIGTRLHLGTGTIKDHVSAILTKLRVAGRVQAALLAQRAGLLDAGRGGR, from the coding sequence GTGATTCGGGTAGTGGTGGTGGATGACGAGGCGCTGGTCCGATCCGGTTTCGGCCTCATCCTGGGCGCGGCAGAGGACATCGAGGTCGTCGCCACGGCGTCGGGCGGGGACGCCCTCGACGCGGTGCGGGAACACCGTCCGGATGTCGTCCTTCTCGATATCCGAATGCCGGACGTGGACGGCCTCACGGTTCTGACTCAGCTGCGCGCCCTGCCCGCTCCCCCTGTTGTGGCGATGCTCACCACCTTCGACACCGACGAGTACGTCCTCACGGCCCTCCACTCGGGCGCGGCAGGTTTCCTCCTCAAGGACACCGAACCGGATCACCTGCCCCAGTTGGTCAGGACCTTGGCCGACGGTGGAGTGGTGATGTCCTCCAAGGCCTCCCGGAGCCTGCTGCGCACGCATCCTGCTGCCGCGGGGCCTGCGGCCGTGGACGAGGAGGCGGCCCGCGTGGAGCGGCTGAGCGACCGGGAGCGGGACGTGCTCGTGCTGCTGGCGGAAGGTTTGTCCAACGCCGAGATCGGAACCCGTCTGCATCTGGGCACCGGCACGATCAAGGACCATGTCAGCGCCATCCTCACCAAACTGCGGGTGGCCGGCCGGGTCCAGGCGGCGCTGCTCGCCCAGCGAGCCGGGCTGCTGGACGCCGGCCGGGGAGGCCGGTGA
- a CDS encoding sensor histidine kinase — MSAALGKRLWNRVPPPARDAALVALAALDAWLSLWDGTPLGFALAAIACGALALRRRFPLAVFLLTLPATLAQDILVAPVAALYTLAERSRDRRLLGACAFMSAIAMAVQSPLKDDPSSSRAWTLIFLLYNLATATTPVLLGQLVQVRRDLARRLAEIEEAREHERELHAQAVLARERAQLAREMHDVVSHQVSLIAVQAGAMQVAAKDAGSREAARTIRSLSVDTLDELRTMVTLLRASGGAATELTPQPTLADLRRLVASSGIEAELTGDLPASVGTPAQRALYRTVQEALTNVRKHAPGATATVELWHDGDAVGVTVTNGPPSRPSLPLPGAHQGLLGLKERADILHGAFESGPTGEGGYRVRMRIPSRAD; from the coding sequence GTGAGCGCCGCACTGGGGAAGCGGCTGTGGAATCGGGTACCGCCACCTGCGCGGGATGCCGCTCTGGTCGCCCTCGCCGCGCTGGACGCATGGCTCAGCCTCTGGGACGGCACCCCGCTCGGCTTCGCGCTCGCCGCGATCGCCTGCGGCGCCCTGGCCCTGCGCCGGCGGTTCCCGTTGGCCGTCTTCCTGCTCACCCTGCCGGCCACGCTGGCCCAGGACATCCTGGTCGCCCCGGTCGCCGCCCTCTACACCCTGGCCGAACGCTCGCGTGACCGTCGGCTGCTCGGCGCATGCGCCTTCATGTCCGCGATCGCCATGGCCGTGCAGTCCCCGCTGAAGGATGACCCGTCCAGCAGCCGGGCATGGACGCTGATCTTCTTGCTGTACAACCTGGCGACGGCCACCACCCCGGTCCTGCTGGGTCAGCTGGTCCAGGTACGGCGGGACTTGGCACGGCGTCTGGCGGAGATCGAGGAAGCACGGGAGCACGAGCGCGAACTGCACGCCCAGGCCGTCCTGGCCCGGGAACGCGCCCAGCTGGCCCGCGAGATGCACGATGTCGTCTCCCACCAGGTCAGCCTGATCGCGGTTCAGGCCGGAGCCATGCAAGTGGCGGCCAAGGACGCGGGCAGCAGGGAAGCGGCGCGCACCATCCGCTCCCTGAGCGTGGACACCCTCGACGAGCTGCGCACCATGGTCACGCTTCTGCGCGCCTCCGGCGGAGCCGCGACGGAACTCACCCCACAGCCCACCCTCGCCGACCTGCGCAGACTGGTGGCGTCCAGCGGCATCGAGGCAGAGCTCACAGGCGATCTCCCAGCCTCTGTGGGCACGCCCGCCCAACGTGCTCTGTACCGCACGGTGCAGGAGGCGCTGACCAACGTCCGCAAGCACGCCCCCGGAGCCACGGCGACCGTCGAGCTGTGGCACGACGGCGACGCCGTCGGCGTGACGGTCACCAACGGCCCGCCGTCCCGCCCCTCACTGCCCCTGCCCGGCGCACACCAGGGCCTGCTGGGCCTCAAGGAGCGCGCCGACATCCTGCACGGCGCCTTCGAGTCCGGACCGACCGGCGAGGGCGGCTACCGGGTGCGGATGCGGATCCCGTCCCGCGCGGACTGA
- a CDS encoding TerD family protein, with protein sequence MRHSGGCCPWDDEAITVDFTRVRPEVDQVVFTVNSFAGVTFDKVGHAYCRVVDDTTGGELARYTVSGGGTHTTQIMAKLVRLRVGWQLAAIGEPAAGE encoded by the coding sequence GTGAGGCACTCCGGCGGCTGCTGCCCGTGGGACGACGAAGCCATCACCGTCGATTTCACACGGGTCCGCCCGGAGGTCGATCAGGTCGTCTTCACCGTGAACTCCTTCGCCGGGGTGACCTTCGACAAGGTCGGACACGCCTACTGCCGTGTGGTGGACGACACCACGGGCGGCGAACTCGCCCGCTACACCGTGTCCGGCGGGGGCACCCACACCACCCAGATCATGGCCAAGCTCGTGCGCCTGCGCGTGGGCTGGCAGTTGGCCGCCATCGGCGAACCCGCGGCCGGGGAATGA
- a CDS encoding TerD family protein, with the protein MGVSLSKGGNVSLSKEAPGLTAVLIGLGWDVRTTAGVDFDLDASALLCNEGGEVPSSSHFVFYNNLKSPDGSVEHTGDNLTGEGEGDDEVVKVNLGALPADVVRVVFPVSIHDATARSQNFGQVRQAYIRVVNENGGAELARYDLSEDAATDTAMVFGELYRNGAEWKFRAVGQGYASGLAGIAQDFGVRL; encoded by the coding sequence ATGGGTGTTTCGCTGTCCAAAGGCGGCAACGTTTCCCTGAGCAAGGAGGCCCCGGGCCTGACCGCGGTGCTGATCGGCCTCGGCTGGGACGTGCGCACCACGGCCGGCGTCGATTTCGACCTCGACGCGAGCGCGTTGCTGTGCAACGAGGGCGGCGAAGTCCCCTCCAGCTCGCACTTCGTCTTCTACAACAACCTCAAGAGTCCGGACGGTTCGGTCGAGCACACCGGCGACAACCTCACCGGTGAGGGCGAGGGAGATGACGAGGTCGTCAAGGTGAACCTCGGGGCCCTTCCGGCCGACGTGGTGAGGGTCGTCTTCCCAGTCTCCATCCACGACGCCACCGCGCGTTCGCAGAACTTCGGCCAGGTGCGGCAGGCATACATCCGCGTGGTGAACGAGAACGGCGGGGCCGAGCTCGCCCGCTACGACCTGAGCGAAGACGCCGCCACCGACACCGCGATGGTCTTCGGCGAGCTGTACCGCAACGGCGCGGAGTGGAAGTTCCGCGCCGTGGGACAGGGTTACGCCTCCGGCCTGGCCGGCATCGCCCAGGACTTCGGCGTCCGTCTCTGA